A single genomic interval of bacterium harbors:
- the rsmA gene encoding 16S rRNA (adenine(1518)-N(6)/adenine(1519)-N(6))-dimethyltransferase RsmA — translation MKPLRHAFHPSKRFGQHFLCSQEVLDRIAEAAQVCEKDGVLEIGAGLGDLTIRLAAKAGEVLALEVDRRLHQILIQRFHEASNTRIIQEDALRFPLPEGLMELPRPRKVVGNLPYNVGTRILLRFARFPSEIDLMAFMFQKEVAQRITAPVGSKAYGSLSVLLALQWDSKMVFKVAPGAFRPSPKVESAVVVLTPLGRHRADVGDQALFERLVRMAFAQRRKTLLNALESGLGWDKKQVKKLLDSSDIEPRRRAETLSLEEFAHLSRKAANLIAKEPEKNLGLDGQKANTQC, via the coding sequence TTGAAGCCGCTCAGGCATGCTTTTCATCCCAGCAAGAGGTTTGGACAGCATTTCCTTTGCTCCCAGGAGGTGCTGGATCGCATAGCAGAAGCTGCTCAAGTTTGTGAAAAGGATGGAGTCCTGGAGATAGGGGCAGGTCTGGGTGACCTGACAATTCGCCTGGCAGCAAAGGCCGGGGAAGTCTTGGCTCTAGAGGTGGACAGAAGACTCCACCAGATCCTTATCCAAAGGTTTCATGAGGCCTCCAACACCAGGATAATTCAAGAAGACGCCCTTCGTTTCCCCTTGCCCGAAGGGCTCATGGAGCTGCCAAGGCCCCGCAAGGTGGTGGGCAACCTTCCTTACAATGTTGGCACTCGAATCCTGCTTAGATTCGCCCGATTCCCATCTGAGATAGATCTCATGGCCTTCATGTTCCAAAAAGAGGTAGCCCAAAGGATCACGGCCCCGGTGGGGAGCAAGGCTTATGGGAGCCTCAGCGTGCTTTTGGCTCTGCAATGGGATTCCAAAATGGTTTTCAAGGTAGCCCCAGGGGCTTTCCGGCCTTCACCCAAGGTGGAATCTGCTGTGGTGGTTCTCACTCCGCTGGGGAGGCACAGGGCAGATGTTGGAGACCAAGCACTTTTTGAAAGGCTGGTGAGGATGGCTTTTGCTCAAAGAAGAAAGACCCTACTCAATGCTTTGGAAAGCGGGCTGGGCTGGGACAAGAAGCAGGTGAAAAAACTTCTGGATTCTTCAGACATTGAACCCAGAAGGCGGGCCGAGACTCTTAGCCTGGAGGAATTTGCACATCTAAGCAGAAAGGCTGCCAACCTAATTGCAAAGGAGCCGGAAAAAAACCTTGGGTTAGACGGCCAAAAAGCAAATACCCAATGCTGA
- the tsaD gene encoding tRNA (adenosine(37)-N6)-threonylcarbamoyltransferase complex transferase subunit TsaD yields the protein MPGSNGRDRVFRGNMLILGIETSCDETSCALLWGDRDVLSNVVSSQVEVHRPFGGVVPEIASRKHMEWILPVLREALEKSGQRLDQVDGIAVTQGPGLVGSLLIGLGVAKALAYARKIPLVGVHHLAAHIAAAYLEDPEFRPPFVALVVSGGHTALYHVTGEESFSLLGKTRDDAAGEAFDKVARLLGLGYPGGPVIDQVARHGDPRALHFPRAMSKTQGLDFSFSGLKSAVLNYLRESTLPPLSQKALADLAASFQEAVVEVLVEKTIGAARICKVEKLVVAGGVACNSRLREQLTLKAEQQGLEVLFPRPSLCTDNGAMVARAAWAALQRGEGALDLGMNARSRWPLGVQGN from the coding sequence ATGCCAGGATCCAACGGCCGGGATCGAGTTTTCAGGGGAAACATGCTGATTCTGGGAATCGAGACATCATGTGATGAGACTTCCTGCGCCCTGTTGTGGGGGGATCGGGATGTGCTTTCCAACGTAGTTTCCTCACAGGTAGAGGTACACCGGCCTTTTGGGGGGGTAGTGCCGGAGATCGCATCACGCAAGCACATGGAATGGATCCTGCCTGTTCTTAGGGAGGCTTTGGAGAAGTCGGGCCAGAGATTGGATCAGGTGGATGGTATAGCCGTGACACAAGGGCCCGGCCTGGTGGGCTCCCTGCTGATAGGCTTGGGTGTGGCCAAGGCCCTGGCCTATGCCAGGAAAATCCCATTGGTGGGGGTTCATCATCTGGCAGCCCACATTGCGGCGGCTTACCTGGAAGACCCCGAGTTCAGGCCTCCTTTTGTTGCCCTGGTGGTCTCAGGGGGTCATACGGCCCTCTATCATGTCACAGGTGAGGAGAGTTTTTCCCTTCTTGGAAAGACCAGGGACGACGCGGCCGGGGAAGCCTTTGACAAGGTGGCCAGGCTGCTGGGACTGGGATATCCGGGTGGACCTGTGATTGACCAAGTCGCGCGCCACGGAGATCCCAGGGCCTTGCACTTTCCCAGGGCCATGAGCAAGACCCAGGGGCTGGACTTCAGCTTCTCTGGCCTCAAGAGCGCGGTTCTCAACTACCTAAGGGAGTCCACATTGCCGCCTTTGAGCCAAAAGGCCCTTGCTGACCTGGCGGCCAGCTTTCAGGAGGCGGTGGTGGAAGTCTTGGTGGAAAAGACCATTGGGGCTGCAAGGATATGCAAGGTGGAAAAACTGGTTGTGGCGGGTGGGGTGGCCTGCAACAGCAGGCTTAGGGAACAGCTGACTCTGAAGGCAGAACAACAGGGGCTGGAAGTCTTGTTTCCCAGGCCATCTCTCTGTACGGACAATGGAGCCATGGTGGCTAGGGCAGCCTGGGCAGCTTTGCAAAGAGGAGAGGGGGCTCTGGATCTGGGCATGAATGCGCGTTCCAGATGGCCCTTGGGGGTTCAAGGGAATTGA
- a CDS encoding M14/M99 family metallopeptidase: MRKGGGSRRVFWVGLGGLLALLWSSSWSWAQGRKHEVHLAGTPYELHVYRLEGREAKSPTMLIIGGIQGDEPGGFLAADRYVDLTLRRGTLLLVPRANFYSIIKNQRGPEGDMNRRFREGAVRSSMDKVVEILKGLMAEADILLNLHDGSGFYYPRWESPQRNPMRFGQSIIADAAVYRHPASDRILDLEAMAQRVIQKVNSQIHEERHHFHFNNHRTLEKDTPHKEQRASATFYALTQHGIPAFGVETSKDIPDSRIRVQYQTMVINAFLDEMGIVADQPPLALDPPQLQYVLISVNGEIPFAVPDKETLVVAPGELVEIVGVVANYQRGITADLEGLGSENDIHKPLKVRKDTRVLVRKESQVFGQIKIKVSKQVSTPRALQEEEKPRVDFFVLDVNGEKRLVENHGRLRVIRGDLVRLVDVLTQGISSDALQVNFIGFVHEGSGENKGEDRGVPIRTARDLIPRYALDENKSTYRIVALEGSQLLGQMLLELEEPKLSYLVVGSGETTPSAYAEGARILVRASEELRILDVRTNVQDNLGVTLELKGSVGSLEKNSHEWILKVGQGLESAGEILVTRDGLPMGRVLIQRL; this comes from the coding sequence ATGAGAAAAGGGGGTGGGAGTAGAAGGGTTTTTTGGGTGGGGCTTGGAGGGTTACTGGCCCTTCTTTGGAGCAGCTCTTGGAGCTGGGCCCAAGGCCGTAAGCATGAGGTCCACCTGGCAGGAACTCCTTACGAGCTTCATGTGTACAGGCTGGAGGGAAGGGAGGCCAAGTCCCCCACAATGCTCATAATAGGGGGGATCCAGGGGGACGAGCCTGGAGGCTTCCTGGCTGCAGACCGCTATGTAGACCTTACCCTACGGCGCGGAACGCTTCTTTTGGTGCCGAGGGCCAATTTTTACTCCATCATCAAGAACCAAAGGGGTCCCGAGGGAGATATGAACCGCAGGTTTAGGGAGGGGGCGGTGCGTTCTTCCATGGACAAGGTGGTGGAGATATTGAAGGGCCTCATGGCCGAGGCGGACATCCTGTTGAACCTCCATGATGGATCCGGATTCTACTATCCCAGATGGGAGAGCCCTCAGAGAAACCCTATGCGCTTTGGTCAATCCATAATAGCCGACGCCGCTGTTTACAGACATCCGGCAAGCGATCGGATATTGGATTTGGAGGCCATGGCCCAGAGGGTCATTCAGAAGGTCAACAGCCAGATTCATGAGGAGCGGCATCATTTCCATTTCAATAACCATCGTACCCTGGAAAAGGATACCCCTCATAAGGAGCAGAGAGCCTCGGCCACTTTCTACGCCTTGACCCAGCATGGAATACCGGCTTTTGGGGTGGAGACCTCCAAAGACATACCGGATTCACGTATCAGGGTGCAATATCAGACAATGGTCATAAATGCCTTTTTGGATGAGATGGGGATCGTAGCGGACCAACCCCCCTTGGCTTTGGACCCACCTCAGCTGCAGTATGTCCTCATCTCGGTCAACGGGGAAATACCTTTTGCCGTGCCGGACAAGGAAACCTTGGTGGTGGCGCCAGGGGAGCTGGTGGAGATAGTTGGGGTGGTGGCCAATTACCAAAGGGGTATCACAGCGGACCTGGAAGGCCTCGGGAGCGAAAATGATATTCACAAGCCTTTGAAGGTGCGAAAGGATACCAGGGTCCTGGTTCGAAAGGAGAGCCAGGTATTCGGACAAATAAAGATCAAGGTTTCCAAACAGGTCTCAACTCCCAGGGCGCTTCAGGAAGAGGAGAAGCCCAGGGTGGATTTTTTTGTATTGGATGTCAATGGCGAAAAAAGACTGGTGGAAAACCATGGGAGGCTGAGAGTGATAAGGGGTGACCTGGTGCGGCTGGTGGACGTCCTTACCCAGGGGATCTCCTCGGATGCATTACAGGTGAATTTCATAGGCTTCGTGCACGAGGGCAGCGGGGAGAACAAGGGAGAGGATCGGGGGGTGCCCATCAGGACGGCCAGAGATCTCATACCCCGTTATGCCTTGGACGAGAATAAGAGCACTTACAGGATAGTAGCCTTGGAAGGATCGCAGCTCTTGGGGCAAATGCTCCTGGAGCTGGAGGAACCCAAGTTGTCCTATCTGGTTGTGGGAAGCGGTGAGACCACTCCTTCGGCTTACGCTGAGGGGGCACGCATTCTGGTGAGAGCCTCGGAGGAGCTTAGAATTCTGGATGTGCGAACCAATGTGCAAGACAACCTGGGAGTGACTCTGGAGCTGAAGGGTTCGGTGGGCTCGCTGGAGAAGAACTCCCATGAATGGATACTAAAGGTGGGTCAGGGTTTGGAAAGCGCCGGGGAAATCCTTGTAACAAGGGACGGCTTACCCATGGGCCGTGTGCTGATCCAGAGGTTGTGA
- the pyrE gene encoding orotate phosphoribosyltransferase yields the protein MIRDENWERLRRILLEKSYERRKVVLTSGRESDFYVDGKQTSLHPEGAYLIGKLFFRQLTSQGPRVEAVGGMTLGADPIVSAVALVSHLEGAPLPAFIIRKEPKGHGTGQWIEGKKNLSPRAPVAILEDVVTTGGTTLKAVERAEQEGLKVVRILALVDRQEGGAETISRSGFTLEALFLRSDLECR from the coding sequence ATGATCAGGGACGAAAACTGGGAGCGGTTGAGGCGTATTCTCCTTGAGAAATCCTACGAGAGGCGAAAGGTGGTTCTCACTTCGGGAAGGGAGAGCGATTTTTACGTGGATGGTAAACAGACAAGCCTTCATCCCGAGGGGGCCTATCTGATAGGCAAGCTCTTTTTTAGACAGCTCACCTCACAGGGACCGCGGGTAGAGGCTGTTGGGGGCATGACCCTGGGAGCAGACCCCATAGTGAGTGCAGTGGCCTTGGTGAGCCACCTGGAGGGGGCACCTCTTCCAGCCTTCATAATCCGAAAGGAGCCCAAGGGGCATGGCACCGGCCAATGGATAGAGGGCAAGAAGAACCTGTCTCCCAGGGCCCCCGTGGCCATACTCGAGGACGTGGTGACCACCGGAGGGACCACCTTGAAAGCAGTGGAGAGGGCAGAGCAGGAGGGCTTGAAGGTGGTGAGGATTCTAGCCCTGGTAGACAGGCAGGAAGGGGGCGCCGAGACCATTTCCAGAAGTGGCTTCACTCTGGAAGCTCTGTTCCTCAGGTCGGATTTGGAGTGCAGATGA
- the purF gene encoding amidophosphoribosyltransferase, protein MLSGTAEGLKVDPTAGFHEECGIVGVWGHPEAANLAYLALYALQHRGQESAGVVSSDGFSLWVHKGMGLVSDVFDQEVLARLKGSGAIGHVRYSTSGASHFRNAQPFVVGHRGGGLAIAHNGNLVNAHLLRAELEKRGSLFQSTMDTEVIVHLLASSSRPSLRERLVEALSQVKGSYSLVLLTEKGLLAARDPHGFRPLVMGIKQDAVVVASETCALDLIEAKLIREVEPGEILEIDAQGLRGHKAFRAEKHQCVFELIYFARPDSQVFSRNVYQVRKAMGRVLAREHPVEADMVVPIPDSGVPAAIGYSQESRIPFELGLVRNHYVGRTFIEPREQIRHFGVKVKLNPVRGFMEGKRVVLVDDSIVRGTTSRKLVNLVRQAGAAQVHVRISSPPTIGPCYYGIDTPTRQELIAACRPLEEVREFIGADSLGYLSLEGIAEAVEARPGEFCMACFTDDYPVDVPCERPVHQLSLFQEM, encoded by the coding sequence ATGCTCTCGGGTACGGCAGAGGGATTGAAAGTGGATCCCACAGCAGGTTTTCACGAGGAATGTGGCATTGTGGGGGTCTGGGGACACCCTGAGGCTGCTAATTTGGCCTATCTGGCCTTGTATGCCCTGCAACACAGGGGACAGGAAAGTGCCGGCGTGGTCTCCAGTGACGGTTTCAGCCTCTGGGTTCACAAGGGCATGGGACTTGTGTCGGATGTTTTCGATCAGGAAGTTCTAGCCAGGCTGAAGGGCTCTGGGGCCATAGGTCACGTTCGTTATTCCACCTCAGGAGCAAGCCATTTTAGAAACGCCCAGCCCTTTGTGGTGGGGCACCGGGGGGGAGGGCTTGCCATAGCCCACAATGGAAACTTGGTCAACGCTCACCTTCTGCGAGCAGAACTGGAGAAGAGGGGTTCCCTGTTCCAGTCCACCATGGATACAGAGGTGATAGTGCACCTGTTGGCCTCCTCTTCGAGGCCCAGCCTCAGGGAAAGGCTTGTAGAAGCCCTTTCCCAGGTCAAGGGCTCTTACAGCCTGGTGCTTCTTACTGAAAAGGGGCTCCTGGCAGCCAGGGATCCCCATGGGTTCAGACCCCTGGTAATGGGGATCAAGCAGGATGCGGTGGTGGTAGCCTCTGAAACCTGCGCCCTGGACCTTATCGAAGCCAAGTTGATAAGGGAGGTAGAGCCCGGGGAGATCCTGGAGATTGATGCCCAAGGGCTCAGGGGACATAAAGCTTTCAGGGCCGAGAAACACCAGTGTGTATTCGAACTGATCTACTTTGCCCGGCCTGACAGCCAGGTTTTCTCCAGAAATGTTTACCAGGTGAGGAAGGCCATGGGCCGTGTCTTGGCCAGGGAACATCCTGTGGAGGCCGACATGGTGGTGCCCATACCTGATTCAGGGGTTCCTGCGGCCATAGGGTACTCACAAGAGTCCAGGATTCCCTTTGAGTTGGGTCTTGTGAGAAACCACTACGTGGGTCGGACCTTCATAGAGCCGAGGGAGCAGATCAGGCACTTTGGGGTGAAGGTTAAGTTGAATCCCGTGCGGGGCTTCATGGAGGGCAAGAGGGTGGTCCTGGTGGACGACTCCATAGTCAGGGGTACCACCAGCAGGAAGCTTGTTAACCTTGTGAGACAGGCTGGGGCCGCCCAAGTGCACGTAAGGATAAGCTCCCCCCCTACCATAGGGCCTTGCTACTATGGCATAGACACCCCCACCAGACAGGAGCTCATTGCTGCATGCAGGCCTCTGGAGGAAGTGAGGGAGTTCATAGGGGCGGATTCCTTGGGTTACCTGAGCCTGGAGGGGATTGCAGAGGCAGTGGAGGCAAGGCCTGGGGAGTTTTGCATGGCCTGTTTCACGGACGATTATCCGGTGGATGTGCCCTGTGAAAGGCCTGTGCATCAGCTTTCTCTCTTTCAGGAGATGTGA
- the purB gene encoding adenylosuccinate lyase — protein MIPRYTRREMGRIWEQETRLKTWLEIEIAICEAWASLGEIPMEALEKIRSKASFSVQRVEEIEKVTKHDVIAFVTCVAESIGPEGRYLHLGVTSSDILDTSMALSLRDAADLIIQGMGQLLGVLKRMALEHKHTIMVGRTHGVHAEPITFGLKLLIWYEETRRNLERLKRAREIISYGKISGAVGTYAHVDPRVEQYVCQKLGLKPATVSSQIIQRDRYAEYFTTLAVIASSLEKFALEIRHLQRTEVQEAQEGFSTGQKGSSAMPHKINPITAENLCGLARLVRANAQAALENVALWHERDISHSSVERVIGPDSTILVDTMVYRMTRMLEGLRVNSQIMMENLERTRGLVYSEGVLLLLVRKGLSREKAYELVQRNAMRVWNQGIAFLDALEQDQELMAHVDKEELRACFDLHKALKHVDLIFHRVLSQAE, from the coding sequence TTGATACCCAGATATACCCGTAGGGAAATGGGAAGAATATGGGAACAAGAAACCAGGCTCAAGACTTGGCTGGAGATCGAAATAGCCATTTGTGAGGCGTGGGCCAGTCTGGGAGAGATCCCCATGGAAGCCCTTGAGAAGATCCGCAGCAAGGCCTCTTTTTCCGTGCAGCGGGTAGAAGAAATAGAGAAGGTAACCAAACACGATGTAATAGCCTTTGTGACATGCGTGGCGGAGTCCATAGGTCCTGAAGGCAGGTACCTCCACCTAGGGGTCACATCCTCGGATATACTGGACACTTCCATGGCCCTTTCCCTTCGGGATGCAGCAGATCTGATAATCCAAGGCATGGGCCAGCTGCTGGGAGTCCTAAAGAGGATGGCACTGGAGCACAAGCACACGATCATGGTGGGACGCACCCACGGGGTGCATGCTGAGCCCATAACCTTTGGCCTTAAGCTTCTCATCTGGTATGAAGAAACCAGGAGAAATTTGGAGAGGCTCAAGAGGGCCAGGGAGATTATCAGCTATGGGAAGATATCAGGGGCCGTAGGTACCTACGCCCACGTGGATCCAAGGGTGGAGCAGTACGTTTGCCAAAAACTCGGCTTGAAGCCCGCCACTGTCTCCAGTCAGATAATTCAGAGGGACCGTTATGCAGAGTACTTCACTACCCTGGCTGTGATAGCATCCAGCTTGGAGAAATTCGCCTTGGAGATCCGCCACCTCCAACGCACCGAGGTGCAAGAGGCACAAGAGGGTTTCTCCACGGGTCAGAAGGGCTCCTCTGCCATGCCCCACAAAATAAACCCCATAACGGCTGAGAATCTCTGTGGCTTGGCCAGGCTGGTGAGAGCCAATGCCCAGGCTGCCCTAGAAAATGTTGCCCTATGGCATGAAAGGGACATAAGTCATTCATCGGTGGAGAGGGTCATTGGCCCGGACAGTACAATTCTAGTGGACACAATGGTCTACCGTATGACCCGGATGTTGGAAGGCCTTAGGGTGAATTCTCAAATAATGATGGAGAATCTTGAGCGCACAAGGGGGCTGGTCTATTCCGAAGGGGTGCTCCTTCTGCTTGTACGCAAGGGATTAAGCAGAGAGAAAGCTTACGAGCTGGTGCAAAGAAACGCCATGAGAGTCTGGAACCAGGGCATTGCTTTTCTGGATGCCTTGGAGCAAGACCAGGAGCTCATGGCTCACGTGGACAAAGAGGAGCTAAGGGCCTGTTTTGACCTGCACAAGGCGCTGAAACATGTGGATTTGATCTTCCACAGGGTGCTATCTCAGGCAGAATAA
- the speE gene encoding polyamine aminopropyltransferase gives MTGLGTHILLDLYGCEPDRLNDLEFLRQMSLEGVRRSGATIMGDHFKQFEPQGVSGIIIIAESHLSLHSWPEFGYIAMDYFTCGSRIDIDAAIAHFEEALCPQKVVKSRHTRGSELAGREWAVPSHGRAKGPATWFTEYYGEGEQPKRAVLGYQYAVERELVRTRSPFQEILVMENPVYGRMLFLDGLVMTTERDEFVYHEMLAHVPLVVHGDPKRVLIVGGGDGGLLREVLRHKQVESVDMVEIDPKVVEIAREHLPGIACAFDESRAHLHFEDGAEFVRRARGVYDLILVDSTEPMGAGEVLYENAFFEDCKKALKSDTGLFAAQALSAWVHENEQKAMFANLRRVWSDVVPYVASIPTYPGGLWTFVLCGERKIEPVPLDIGRAKEIARHCRYYNPEIHKSCFSLPNFLAEKLGRSATARH, from the coding sequence ATGACCGGACTGGGAACCCACATTCTGCTCGATCTCTATGGCTGCGAGCCCGATCGTCTCAACGATCTGGAGTTCCTCCGCCAGATGTCCCTAGAGGGCGTGAGGCGGTCGGGGGCGACCATCATGGGGGACCACTTCAAACAGTTTGAACCCCAAGGCGTCAGCGGCATCATAATCATAGCCGAAAGCCATTTATCTTTGCACTCTTGGCCGGAATTCGGCTACATCGCCATGGATTATTTCACCTGCGGCAGTCGCATAGATATAGACGCGGCCATCGCTCATTTCGAGGAGGCCCTCTGTCCCCAGAAAGTGGTCAAGAGCAGGCATACCAGAGGCAGCGAGCTAGCAGGAAGGGAGTGGGCTGTGCCCAGTCACGGCCGGGCCAAGGGACCTGCCACCTGGTTTACCGAGTATTACGGCGAGGGAGAGCAACCTAAGAGGGCTGTTCTAGGATACCAGTATGCCGTGGAGAGGGAGCTGGTTAGAACCAGGAGTCCTTTTCAGGAGATCCTGGTCATGGAAAACCCTGTGTACGGAAGGATGCTCTTTTTGGACGGTCTGGTGATGACCACCGAGCGTGACGAGTTTGTTTATCACGAAATGCTGGCCCACGTGCCTCTGGTGGTTCATGGGGATCCCAAGCGGGTGCTCATAGTTGGAGGGGGGGACGGCGGTCTTCTCAGGGAGGTTTTGCGCCATAAGCAGGTTGAGAGTGTGGACATGGTGGAGATAGATCCAAAGGTAGTGGAGATCGCCAGGGAGCACCTGCCAGGTATAGCATGTGCTTTTGACGAATCCAGGGCACATCTGCACTTTGAGGATGGAGCTGAATTTGTGCGCAGGGCACGGGGGGTTTACGATCTTATCTTGGTGGATTCCACCGAGCCCATGGGGGCCGGGGAAGTGCTTTATGAAAATGCTTTTTTTGAGGACTGCAAGAAGGCCCTCAAGTCAGATACGGGTTTGTTTGCGGCTCAAGCACTTTCGGCCTGGGTTCATGAAAATGAGCAAAAGGCCATGTTTGCCAACCTAAGAAGAGTGTGGAGTGATGTTGTCCCTTATGTGGCCAGTATTCCCACGTATCCAGGTGGGCTTTGGACCTTTGTGCTTTGCGGAGAAAGGAAAATAGAGCCTGTACCTCTTGACATTGGAAGAGCCAAGGAAATAGCCCGACATTGCCGGTATTATAACCCGGAAATCCACAAGAGCTGTTTTTCCCTGCCCAATTTCCTGGCTGAGAAGCTGGGCAGGAGCGCCACGGCCAGGCATTGA